In a genomic window of Methanocalculus natronophilus:
- a CDS encoding ABC transporter ATP-binding protein: protein MLDVHNIHFSYDEVPNVLSGVSFSVQEGELCGLFGPNGSGKTTLFKCCLRFLKAGEGLVRMCGEDAYTCSIEEMARMVAYVPQEHKPPFPYLVREVVLMGRTPHLGGFFGVKRRDKEIAMDALAELEIDDLADRPYNQLSGGQRQMVLMARALAQATPVLFLDEPTSALDFQNQMRIWKIMGDIAEDGKTILACSHDPNHVAWFCDQVVVMGDGDIVADGPPSEVISEEVLSLIYRDTCCVRSVNGVQMVMPRSVADRCCCDGHHHGHADGLLSYHESQKIKTES from the coding sequence ATGTTAGATGTGCACAATATCCATTTCAGTTATGATGAGGTTCCGAATGTATTGTCAGGGGTCTCATTCTCTGTACAGGAAGGAGAACTATGTGGCCTTTTTGGGCCAAACGGGTCAGGCAAGACGACACTCTTCAAATGCTGTCTCCGTTTTCTGAAGGCAGGAGAGGGGCTGGTGCGAATGTGCGGCGAGGATGCATATACCTGCTCAATCGAGGAGATGGCCCGGATGGTTGCCTACGTGCCACAGGAACACAAGCCCCCGTTCCCCTATCTTGTCCGTGAAGTTGTCCTGATGGGCAGGACCCCACATCTTGGAGGTTTCTTCGGGGTGAAGCGGCGTGACAAGGAGATCGCAATGGATGCTCTTGCAGAACTTGAGATTGACGATCTGGCTGATCGTCCCTATAACCAGCTCTCCGGCGGTCAGCGGCAGATGGTGCTGATGGCCCGTGCCCTTGCACAGGCGACACCGGTACTCTTCCTTGATGAGCCGACAAGTGCGCTTGATTTCCAGAACCAGATGCGTATCTGGAAGATTATGGGGGATATCGCAGAGGATGGGAAGACAATCCTCGCCTGCAGCCATGACCCAAACCATGTCGCCTGGTTCTGTGATCAGGTGGTTGTGATGGGAGATGGGGATATTGTGGCTGATGGACCTCCCTCCGAGGTCATATCAGAGGAGGTGCTCTCCTTGATCTACCGTGACACCTGCTGTGTCCGGTCAGTCAACGGAGTGCAGATGGTAATGCCCCGGAGCGTTGCAGATCGGTGCTGCTGTGATGGTCACCACCACGGCCATGCAGATGGCCTGTTATCGTACCATGAATCTCAGAAAATAAAAACAGAATCCTAG
- a CDS encoding ABC transporter ATP-binding protein, protein MPAVEIRDVTKRFGTLVAVNEMNLSIDREIFGLLGPNGSGKTTTVKMLTTLLTPTAGDAWICGHSILTDPNRVREQISYVPQDMAVDPKLTGRENVLFYAKLYGIPRPRETTDEALSLLELGERADDLTRTYSGGMRRRLELAQALVHDPEVLFLDEPTIGLDVAGRRRIWDHIITLKEKGMTIFVTTHYMDEADHACDRVGIIDSGTVVASDTPAHLKAEICRDIVAIRADGRFTGTVPDDITYLGQSGDELKFEAQSGEEAGIVLSRLLAENGMQVRSVSIRQPTLDDVFLALVGEQDESTAFDFQRFRTMLRRRR, encoded by the coding sequence GTGCCTGCAGTAGAGATCAGAGACGTAACAAAACGGTTCGGCACCCTTGTTGCAGTCAATGAGATGAACCTCTCAATTGACCGGGAGATCTTCGGCCTCCTCGGGCCAAACGGGTCAGGCAAGACGACGACCGTCAAGATGCTCACCACACTCCTCACCCCGACAGCAGGCGATGCATGGATCTGCGGCCATTCGATCCTCACCGATCCAAACCGGGTGCGTGAGCAGATCAGCTATGTCCCCCAGGATATGGCAGTCGATCCGAAGCTGACCGGGCGGGAGAATGTCCTCTTCTATGCGAAGCTCTATGGCATCCCCCGGCCCCGGGAGACCACAGACGAGGCTCTCTCTTTACTGGAACTTGGAGAGCGGGCAGACGATCTCACCCGGACATACTCCGGCGGGATGCGCAGGCGGCTTGAGCTTGCCCAGGCACTCGTCCATGATCCCGAGGTGCTCTTCCTGGACGAGCCAACAATCGGGCTTGATGTCGCCGGGAGACGGCGGATCTGGGACCATATCATCACCCTGAAAGAGAAGGGGATGACTATCTTTGTCACCACCCACTACATGGATGAGGCAGACCATGCCTGCGACCGTGTCGGGATCATCGATAGCGGAACAGTGGTCGCATCCGATACACCGGCACACCTGAAGGCGGAGATCTGCCGGGACATCGTTGCAATCCGGGCAGATGGCAGATTTACCGGGACTGTTCCCGACGATATCACGTACCTCGGCCAGTCTGGCGACGAGCTGAAGTTCGAGGCACAAAGCGGTGAGGAAGCCGGTATCGTCCTCTCCCGCCTGCTTGCAGAGAATGGCATGCAGGTTCGATCCGTATCGATCCGGCAGCCGACCCTTGATGATGTCTTCCTCGCCCTCGTCGGGGAACAGGACGAATCGACTGCATTTGATTTCCAGCGGTTCAGGACGATGCTTCGGAGGCGAAGATGA
- a CDS encoding ABC transporter substrate-binding protein, which translates to MKTKVFLSVAIILIALLLSAGCVGSTDTVDTEPSAEGSYRTVVDSRGVAVQVPVHIERVVTVSDGMIEGTMTYLGVEETIVGVGSSCIQRIFHYEFPTIHGESYWYRDGMNPVTYLNPWIIDIPRVAESGAALNYESLVTLDPDVVILRVGSCTVRHISDESVTKTIHTIESLGIPLIVIYGPPAYTDPDLTKMTDEILIIGEVFGKKDEASTLAAYLEDQVSFIYERTKDIPMEERPRVLVLGLSPRARDAGGAGQVFGLDTIESYFIEEIAHAKNAYRQDGYFKTVSAEHILSIDPDVIVLCTASGYHPPSELYTAPYYQNLQELTAVKNQRVVAWPWTPCNCAKRIEYPIDVMIIAKAAYPDLFADIELSEWLLDFYKNVYDVDHQTAIGLRSAQWMDWAVDDCPSCG; encoded by the coding sequence ATGAAAACCAAAGTATTCCTATCTGTGGCGATCATCCTGATCGCCCTTCTGCTCTCTGCAGGGTGTGTCGGATCAACTGATACCGTTGATACTGAACCATCTGCTGAAGGGAGCTACCGCACAGTTGTTGATTCCCGTGGCGTTGCGGTGCAGGTTCCGGTACATATTGAGCGTGTTGTCACGGTCTCAGACGGCATGATCGAGGGGACAATGACCTATCTTGGTGTCGAGGAGACGATTGTCGGTGTTGGGTCTTCATGTATCCAGCGTATCTTCCACTACGAGTTTCCAACGATTCATGGCGAATCATACTGGTACCGTGACGGCATGAATCCGGTGACATACCTGAACCCCTGGATCATTGACATTCCGCGTGTTGCGGAGTCGGGGGCAGCACTGAATTACGAATCACTTGTAACCCTTGACCCCGATGTTGTGATCCTTCGTGTCGGCTCATGCACGGTGCGCCATATTAGTGACGAATCAGTTACAAAAACTATACACACCATCGAGTCTCTTGGCATCCCGCTTATTGTCATCTATGGCCCGCCTGCATATACAGATCCGGATCTGACCAAGATGACTGATGAGATCCTGATCATAGGTGAGGTCTTTGGAAAGAAGGACGAGGCCTCCACACTCGCTGCGTACCTTGAAGATCAGGTCAGTTTCATCTATGAGAGGACAAAAGATATCCCAATGGAGGAGCGGCCACGTGTTCTTGTTCTCGGCTTATCCCCCAGAGCACGGGATGCCGGGGGTGCAGGACAGGTCTTTGGCCTTGATACCATCGAGTCGTACTTCATCGAAGAGATTGCCCATGCGAAAAATGCATACCGGCAGGATGGATATTTCAAGACGGTCTCGGCTGAGCATATTCTGAGTATTGATCCGGATGTCATTGTTCTCTGCACGGCAAGTGGGTATCACCCGCCTTCGGAGTTGTATACTGCTCCGTATTATCAGAACCTGCAGGAGCTGACTGCAGTGAAGAACCAGCGTGTCGTCGCCTGGCCCTGGACTCCTTGCAACTGTGCAAAACGGATCGAGTATCCGATTGATGTGATGATTATCGCAAAAGCGGCATATCCTGATCTGTTTGCAGATATCGAACTCTCAGAATGGCTGCTTGACTTCTACAAGAATGTTTATGATGTGGATCATCAAACAGCAATCGGGCTTCGTTCGGCCCAGTGGATGGACTGGGCAGTTGATGATTGCCCAAGCTGCGGGTGA
- a CDS encoding FecCD family ABC transporter permease: protein MAESKNLRQFLISLGYDPVDGFNEGKKIGILLALAALLFLSACIAVTMGAYDIAVSAVYRTILTHLTFGDVSALPRLHNTIVWDIRVPRIILAISVGGALAIAGAVFQGVFRNPLVEPYILGVSSGAAFGAALGIVFPHIFFSIQISAFIFGALAVTFAYLLARVRGETPIVTLILAGVIIGSIFSALVSLLQYISTDTALREIVFWLMGGFYYATWGDVRLLTPFVLLCFIILWGLGWKLNILSMGDEEARTLGVNPERYKFIVVALATAVTAFAVSLVGIIAWVGLMMPHAARMMLGPDNRYVIPAALMMGATYLIICDTLARTLTTAEIPVGIIASILGAPYLCYLLRHKGRVIFG from the coding sequence ATGGCAGAATCAAAGAACTTACGACAGTTTCTCATCAGCCTCGGGTATGATCCTGTTGATGGATTCAATGAAGGGAAGAAGATCGGCATCCTGCTTGCACTTGCTGCCCTGCTCTTTCTCAGCGCCTGTATCGCAGTCACGATGGGGGCATATGATATTGCGGTTTCTGCCGTTTACAGGACAATCCTGACCCATCTTACCTTTGGTGATGTCTCCGCCCTCCCACGACTGCATAACACAATCGTCTGGGATATTCGTGTACCAAGAATCATCCTTGCAATCTCGGTCGGGGGTGCTCTTGCAATTGCGGGAGCAGTCTTCCAGGGTGTCTTCAGAAACCCGCTTGTTGAGCCCTATATCCTCGGTGTCTCGTCAGGAGCAGCTTTTGGCGCAGCGCTTGGGATAGTATTTCCCCATATCTTCTTCTCGATCCAGATCTCAGCCTTCATCTTTGGTGCGCTCGCGGTTACTTTTGCGTATCTGCTTGCCCGGGTACGGGGTGAAACCCCGATTGTCACCCTCATCCTTGCCGGTGTCATTATCGGTTCGATCTTCTCGGCCCTTGTCTCGCTCCTGCAGTACATCTCAACCGATACGGCTCTACGAGAGATCGTCTTCTGGCTGATGGGCGGGTTCTACTATGCCACCTGGGGCGATGTCCGGCTGCTGACACCGTTTGTCCTCCTCTGCTTCATCATTCTCTGGGGGCTTGGGTGGAAACTGAATATCCTCTCTATGGGTGATGAGGAGGCACGGACGCTGGGGGTGAATCCTGAGCGGTACAAGTTCATTGTTGTCGCACTCGCAACAGCCGTCACCGCATTTGCCGTCTCGCTTGTTGGCATCATCGCCTGGGTCGGCCTGATGATGCCCCATGCGGCGAGGATGATGCTTGGGCCGGATAACCGGTACGTGATACCGGCTGCACTGATGATGGGTGCAACGTACCTGATCATCTGTGATACGCTTGCGAGAACACTGACAACAGCAGAGATTCCAGTCGGCATCATCGCCTCAATCCTTGGTGCTCCGTATCTCTGTTACCTGCTCCGGCACAAGGGCCGGGTCATCTTTGGGTGA
- a CDS encoding coenzyme F420-0:L-glutamate ligase produces MIQLPDYIGPCAFGIKMGVIVPGTDLHRMLIDEAARLDADGLLDNGDVLSITESILARAQNNLITTEETALEIRKTLGLRPDSTVGVLFPIASRNRFSLILESIAKAVPNGTVIVQFSYPDDEVGNQVLPPEIAEELEKRHGSLFTLDEIGGDYTHPLTGVNYLTLYKEIIEREGAEPKIILCNDPRQIAGFNPDGVIVANIHPREKTRKTLEGIVSNCCTLQEICSSGTCPPTSEWGLLGSNMSSSCRLKLAPFEAEPFVCLLQEQIQKLTGKEIEILVFGDGAYKDPTSGIYELADPKAAFGATPGIKEVLREGVKMKYLIDKYHEEGKTSLEIIELIDQESAKKRGINCIESEGTTPRRMEDILASLSDLITGSADAGTPLVLIKGVYRPPTVPGEAE; encoded by the coding sequence GTGATACAATTACCAGACTATATCGGACCGTGTGCATTTGGAATAAAGATGGGAGTTATCGTTCCTGGAACTGACCTTCACAGGATGCTCATCGATGAGGCTGCGAGGCTTGATGCGGATGGGCTGCTTGACAATGGTGATGTCCTCTCCATCACTGAATCAATCCTTGCACGGGCACAGAACAATCTTATCACAACAGAAGAGACAGCGCTTGAGATCAGAAAAACACTTGGTCTTCGGCCGGACAGTACAGTCGGCGTCCTCTTCCCGATCGCCAGCAGGAACCGGTTCTCCCTTATCCTTGAATCGATTGCAAAGGCAGTGCCAAACGGTACCGTGATCGTGCAGTTCTCCTACCCTGACGACGAGGTCGGCAACCAGGTTCTCCCCCCGGAGATAGCAGAAGAGCTCGAAAAGCGGCACGGGAGCCTCTTCACGCTTGATGAGATCGGAGGCGACTATACGCACCCGCTCACCGGCGTCAATTACCTGACATTATACAAGGAGATCATCGAACGCGAAGGGGCAGAGCCAAAAATCATCCTTTGCAATGATCCACGGCAGATAGCCGGGTTCAATCCTGACGGCGTGATCGTTGCCAATATCCATCCCCGCGAGAAGACGAGGAAGACACTCGAAGGTATCGTGAGCAACTGCTGCACCCTCCAGGAGATCTGCAGCAGCGGCACCTGCCCGCCCACTTCAGAATGGGGGCTGCTTGGGAGCAACATGTCCTCCAGCTGCCGCCTCAAGCTTGCACCATTTGAGGCTGAACCATTTGTCTGCCTACTCCAGGAACAGATCCAGAAACTGACAGGCAAAGAGATCGAGATCCTGGTCTTTGGCGACGGCGCCTACAAGGATCCGACAAGCGGCATCTATGAACTTGCCGATCCAAAAGCAGCCTTTGGCGCAACACCCGGTATCAAGGAGGTGCTGCGTGAAGGTGTCAAGATGAAGTACCTGATCGACAAGTACCATGAAGAGGGAAAGACCAGCCTTGAGATCATCGAACTGATCGATCAGGAGAGTGCAAAGAAACGCGGGATCAACTGCATTGAATCTGAGGGAACCACTCCCCGGCGTATGGAGGATATCCTGGCCAGCCTCTCGGATCTCATCACGGGCTCCGCCGATGCGGGAACCCCGCTTGTCCTGATCAAAGGCGTATACCGCCCTCCGACAGTGCCGGGTGAAGCAGAGTAG
- a CDS encoding pro-sigmaK processing inhibitor BofA family protein, protein MFGSVFGILIALAIAVAIYYLLKKGVYLLYNAIIGIVILFILNATGLFGDPGIPINLVTILISAIGGILGVVIIILLHFLGVPL, encoded by the coding sequence ATGTTCGGATCGGTCTTTGGCATCCTCATCGCTCTTGCGATTGCAGTTGCCATCTACTATCTCCTGAAGAAAGGAGTGTACCTGCTCTACAATGCGATCATCGGTATAGTCATTCTCTTCATCCTGAATGCCACCGGTTTATTTGGGGATCCGGGTATCCCAATCAACCTGGTAACGATCCTGATCAGTGCAATCGGCGGGATTCTTGGAGTAGTCATCATCATCCTGCTGCACTTCCTCGGCGTGCCGCTCTGA
- a CDS encoding ABC transporter permease translates to MRETFYYMERDFRRWSRGKINVISALILPAAWLIFVGLALPIRFTDNYLDFITPGILVLTMLGASLQGGALLMFDKILGFLQKFLAMPAPRESILFGKILFITIRGMIQTTIILVMAILLGAQFLDPLLLAQTYLVLFIFGILLSSFMTTVALSLEDHDSYSAFNSMVAMPLFFTSSALMPYEQMPGWLEVLARLNPVSYAIDAIRALQEGIFPATTIGGLLIGAVLVLSVSIMVFRRATV, encoded by the coding sequence ATGAGAGAGACATTCTATTACATGGAGCGGGACTTCCGCAGGTGGAGCCGTGGAAAGATCAATGTCATCTCAGCACTCATCCTGCCGGCTGCCTGGCTCATCTTCGTCGGCCTTGCGCTTCCAATCCGCTTCACCGACAACTACCTCGACTTCATCACCCCCGGAATCCTCGTCCTGACGATGCTTGGTGCCTCGCTGCAGGGGGGAGCACTCCTGATGTTTGACAAGATCCTCGGGTTTCTCCAGAAGTTCCTTGCGATGCCCGCACCACGAGAGAGTATCCTCTTTGGTAAGATCCTCTTCATCACCATCAGGGGTATGATCCAGACGACGATCATCCTGGTGATGGCCATCCTGCTTGGTGCACAGTTCCTTGACCCGCTCCTCCTGGCACAGACCTATCTTGTCCTCTTCATCTTCGGTATCCTCCTCTCATCTTTCATGACAACGGTTGCACTCAGCCTGGAAGATCATGATTCGTACTCGGCATTCAACTCCATGGTTGCCATGCCGCTCTTCTTCACAAGCAGCGCACTGATGCCGTACGAGCAGATGCCGGGGTGGCTTGAAGTACTTGCACGCCTGAACCCGGTCAGTTATGCAATTGATGCAATCCGGGCATTGCAGGAGGGGATCTTCCCTGCAACCACAATTGGAGGGCTTTTGATCGGGGCTGTGCTCGTCCTCTCGGTGAGCATCATGGTCTTCAGGCGGGCAACCGTCTGA
- a CDS encoding class I SAM-dependent methyltransferase, translating to MEYTELDWNLIWQKLYNNNLECRGTNDCASIWASKEKARSFMKQSRENPERIRHVIEGLPIHSGSRVLDIGAGPGTMAIPIAKKAAHVTAVEPSPGMTGVLKEYALEEGLTNIRVVEKRWEDIELSTDLEQQYDVVVASYSLGMPDIREAISAMCQVSSDWVYLFWFADTTSWEQAMIDLWPKLHGREYQRGPKADVLFNLLYSMGFYPNVETADMDHVRRFPNPEAALEEYKGQYGIQTPEQEAILLDYLRGVLVQNGDEFIHSGMTKRVKIWWRVNGCR from the coding sequence ATGGAGTATACCGAGTTAGACTGGAACCTGATCTGGCAGAAACTGTATAATAACAACCTGGAATGCCGTGGAACAAATGACTGCGCCTCGATCTGGGCCTCAAAAGAGAAGGCAAGATCATTTATGAAGCAGTCAAGGGAGAACCCGGAGCGGATAAGGCACGTGATCGAAGGTCTCCCGATCCACTCCGGTTCCCGTGTGCTTGATATTGGCGCCGGGCCCGGAACAATGGCAATCCCGATCGCAAAAAAAGCAGCCCATGTCACCGCTGTTGAGCCTTCTCCCGGAATGACCGGGGTTCTGAAGGAGTATGCCTTGGAAGAAGGGCTCACGAATATCCGGGTTGTTGAGAAACGCTGGGAGGATATTGAACTTTCAACGGATCTGGAACAGCAGTATGATGTCGTTGTTGCCTCGTACTCGCTTGGGATGCCGGATATCAGGGAAGCAATTTCTGCAATGTGCCAGGTCTCGTCTGACTGGGTCTACCTCTTCTGGTTTGCAGATACAACAAGCTGGGAGCAGGCGATGATCGACCTCTGGCCAAAACTCCATGGAAGAGAATACCAGCGTGGACCAAAAGCGGATGTCCTCTTTAATCTCCTCTATTCGATGGGCTTTTACCCAAATGTCGAGACTGCCGATATGGATCATGTCAGGAGATTCCCAAACCCTGAGGCTGCCCTTGAAGAATACAAAGGCCAGTATGGGATACAGACCCCGGAGCAGGAGGCGATCCTGCTTGACTACCTGAGAGGGGTACTTGTTCAAAATGGTGATGAATTCATCCATTCAGGGATGACGAAGCGGGTGAAGATCTGGTGGAGGGTGAATGGATGCCGGTGA
- a CDS encoding flavodoxin family protein has translation MNDTGILGVSGSPRRGGNSDILLATILKGAGEAGAVTEAVHLRDYRFSSCTGCEACRTDGICTGLYDGMTLLYPKISSSQALVLVSPTHTYNITAEMKAFIDRCYCYYDFEDTRPRAWSSRLAGQGRKAIIASICEQEHKEDMGVAMEALRLPVQAMGYEIVAEMTVFSLFDRGAVRNCPDVLEEAKLAGRKLGKSLASP, from the coding sequence ATGAACGATACCGGCATTCTGGGTGTCTCCGGAAGCCCGCGAAGAGGCGGCAATTCTGATATTCTCCTTGCGACTATCCTGAAGGGTGCAGGCGAGGCGGGAGCCGTGACTGAGGCGGTTCATCTCAGGGATTACCGGTTCTCCTCATGCACCGGGTGTGAAGCATGCAGAACAGACGGTATCTGCACGGGGCTGTATGATGGCATGACCCTGCTCTACCCAAAGATCTCCTCATCACAGGCCCTTGTTCTGGTCTCCCCAACCCATACCTACAACATCACCGCGGAGATGAAGGCATTCATCGACCGGTGCTACTGCTACTATGATTTTGAGGATACCCGGCCACGGGCGTGGTCAAGCAGGCTTGCCGGACAGGGGAGGAAGGCCATCATCGCCTCGATATGCGAACAGGAGCATAAAGAGGATATGGGGGTTGCAATGGAGGCTCTCCGGCTTCCTGTTCAGGCGATGGGATATGAGATTGTTGCAGAGATGACTGTCTTCTCACTCTTTGACCGGGGTGCGGTGCGGAACTGCCCCGATGTACTTGAAGAGGCGAAGCTTGCGGGGAGGAAGCTTGGCAAATCCCTTGCCTCTCCCTGA
- a CDS encoding ABC transporter substrate-binding protein — MKNFHYLLIAAFLLIGAVLISGCTDHGTGGEDHESADTRIITDMRGRTVEIPSTIERVVCIDDGFVEGIMYRFGEHEKVVGVGGEWTRDYTYSFDTVGGESYEYTNGMNPVSYLIPELADLPVLVGAGTGMNYETLASLEPDVIFLRMGAWAFRAGDEENLQKTIHTIESLGYPLVILVGPPYQDEPTIDQIGDEIRIIGEVFSKQDDADALADYLDAQISEIRKRTQGIPEDEKVRMIQLGLSPRARQGGGAGMVWGKDTIESYFIEEIANAKNVYEGTGAFVVVSTEQILALDPDVIVLPTAQGYHPASELYTAPYYQNLQELTAVKNERVYALPWTPFNWAKRLEYPIEAMVIAKAAYPDRFSDINVGEWTLEFYQEVYRVDEATARELRSVQWLDWMAKENF, encoded by the coding sequence ATGAAGAATTTTCATTACCTCCTTATAGCCGCCTTCCTTCTTATTGGTGCAGTGCTGATCTCAGGATGCACTGATCATGGAACAGGTGGAGAAGACCATGAATCCGCAGATACCCGCATAATCACCGATATGCGTGGCCGGACTGTTGAGATCCCCTCGACTATTGAGCGGGTTGTCTGCATAGACGACGGGTTTGTCGAAGGTATCATGTACCGGTTCGGCGAGCATGAGAAGGTCGTCGGAGTCGGTGGCGAATGGACCAGGGATTATACCTATTCATTTGACACAGTCGGCGGAGAGTCATATGAATATACAAACGGTATGAATCCTGTCAGTTATCTCATACCAGAACTTGCCGATCTTCCCGTCCTCGTTGGAGCGGGTACAGGGATGAACTACGAAACCCTTGCCTCGCTTGAACCGGATGTGATATTCCTCAGGATGGGTGCATGGGCATTCAGGGCTGGAGACGAGGAGAACCTCCAGAAGACCATTCATACAATAGAATCCCTTGGATACCCACTCGTCATCCTGGTGGGGCCGCCATACCAGGATGAACCAACAATCGATCAGATAGGAGATGAGATCCGGATCATAGGTGAAGTCTTCTCAAAGCAGGATGATGCTGATGCACTTGCAGACTATCTTGACGCCCAGATCAGTGAGATACGGAAACGGACACAAGGTATTCCCGAGGATGAAAAGGTTCGGATGATCCAGCTTGGTCTCTCCCCCCGTGCACGGCAGGGTGGCGGTGCCGGTATGGTGTGGGGCAAGGATACAATAGAGTCCTATTTCATTGAGGAGATTGCAAATGCAAAGAATGTCTACGAAGGTACAGGCGCATTCGTCGTTGTCTCAACCGAACAGATCCTGGCTCTTGATCCTGACGTGATCGTGCTCCCGACGGCACAGGGATACCACCCGGCAAGCGAGTTGTATACTGCTCCGTATTACCAGAACCTGCAGGAACTGACTGCTGTCAAGAACGAGCGCGTCTATGCCCTCCCCTGGACGCCCTTCAACTGGGCAAAGCGCCTGGAATATCCAATTGAGGCGATGGTCATCGCAAAAGCAGCATATCCGGATCGCTTTTCTGACATCAATGTCGGGGAATGGACACTGGAGTTCTACCAGGAGGTTTATCGTGTGGATGAGGCAACAGCACGGGAACTCAGGTCAGTCCAGTGGCTCGACTGGATGGCCAAAGAGAACTTCTAA
- a CDS encoding cytochrome c biogenesis protein, producing the protein MRLVFSILCTIFILLFTGTAVASAFVYHGEEPDLNPEIGEERVDAYYFYSLTCANCNRVRPLVEELARVYPHIETEYLEITHSRENREHFFSIADNYHIETPLVPLFLIGDAVMVGEEQISSRIPILLKAAETEALQDGDMDRVELLLWALRTFDDAEGSDRDGKLPTPAPEKIPPGPDPSPGRQVTLAAVLIGAAVDSINPCAFAVLFVLLAYLSTLDDRRRMLQVGLVYIGTVFVVYLLAGLALLGFVHSLEITSPFFSLAAVIVILAGLFQIGDVVRKKHAFSFSIPDRFSERIGNYIRRATIPSALLLGAFVSIVELPCTGGIYLAILALLADRMTFMEGLPYLILYNLIFVLPLLLVLLIVYRGLAPGHLDEWRGRYNRLIRFCMGVFLVAIGLMMLTGIV; encoded by the coding sequence ATGAGGCTGGTCTTCTCGATTCTGTGTACTATCTTCATTCTTCTCTTCACTGGAACAGCTGTTGCATCTGCCTTTGTCTATCATGGAGAAGAGCCTGACCTTAATCCGGAAATTGGCGAAGAGAGGGTAGATGCATACTATTTTTATAGCCTGACCTGTGCAAACTGCAATCGTGTGAGGCCGCTTGTCGAAGAGCTTGCACGGGTCTACCCCCATATTGAAACTGAATACCTTGAGATCACCCATAGCAGGGAGAACCGGGAGCATTTCTTTTCAATTGCTGATAACTACCATATAGAGACGCCGCTTGTCCCTCTCTTTCTGATCGGAGATGCGGTGATGGTTGGTGAAGAGCAGATAAGCTCCCGTATCCCGATACTTCTCAAAGCAGCTGAGACCGAAGCGTTGCAGGATGGAGATATGGATAGAGTGGAGTTGCTGCTTTGGGCTCTCAGAACCTTTGATGATGCTGAGGGTAGTGACAGGGATGGCAAACTGCCAACTCCTGCCCCGGAGAAGATACCGCCGGGACCTGATCCTTCCCCCGGCAGGCAGGTGACACTGGCAGCAGTTCTCATCGGCGCAGCAGTCGACAGCATCAACCCCTGTGCGTTTGCAGTCCTCTTCGTCCTTCTTGCGTACCTCTCGACACTAGATGACAGGAGACGGATGCTCCAGGTTGGCCTGGTCTATATCGGGACGGTGTTTGTCGTTTACCTTCTGGCAGGACTTGCCCTGCTTGGTTTTGTACACTCCCTTGAGATAACCAGTCCTTTCTTCTCGCTTGCAGCAGTCATCGTGATACTTGCAGGTCTATTCCAGATTGGTGATGTGGTCAGGAAGAAGCATGCCTTCTCCTTCTCTATCCCGGATCGGTTCAGTGAGCGTATCGGGAACTATATCCGGCGGGCAACGATCCCGTCTGCCCTTCTCCTTGGTGCGTTTGTCAGTATCGTTGAACTGCCCTGCACCGGCGGGATATACCTTGCCATACTCGCTCTTCTTGCTGATCGGATGACCTTTATGGAAGGCCTGCCCTATCTCATCCTGTATAACCTCATCTTTGTACTGCCGCTTCTGCTTGTCCTTCTCATTGTATACCGGGGTCTGGCACCAGGACACCTGGATGAGTGGCGAGGAAGATATAATCGCTTGATCAGGTTCTGTATGGGTGTATTTCTGGTGGCAATCGGCCTGATGATGCTTACTGGCATTGTGTAG